GGGCGCTCCGGCGGAAAGGGAAATCGATGTAAGAGGCAAGGCGATCTTCGTGGGGTCTTCGGAGCTGCTTCAGCAGGAGCAGATAGACGGCTTCCATACCGTATTCACCAAGACGGGCGGACTCGAGCTCAGCGGGGTGGAGATCGCGGCGACGGCGTTCGCAAATTTCCTGGAGAACGATTTCCTGCGGCCCCCGCACGCCGGCGCTTTGGCGGCCCTGTTATTCCTTTGGGGGCTGGGGATCGGCGTCCTGTGCCGATCGCTTCCGCCGTTGCACGCCGCGGGTTCCGCGCTTGGACTGTCCGTTCTCTATGTTATGGCAGTTAGTTTCCAGTTCGCCTCCTCTTCGTGGTATCCCGTAATCGTTCCGGTGTTCCTCCAGGCGCCAATGGGGTTGGTCGCCGCCCTGACCTGGCAATACCTCGACGTGAACAAGGAACGCCGCAATATCCGGTTCGCGTTCGAGCACTACCTGCCGAACGAAGTTGTCGACAGGCTTGCGAGGGACCTCTCGTACCTCAAGGCAAGCGACCAGCTCGTCTACGGAACGTGCCTGGTCACTGACGCCGAAAATTACACTTCACTGTCCGAATCCATGGGCCCGCAGGAGCTGGGCGGTTTCATGAACAGGTACTATGAAACGCTCTTCGCCCCCGTGAAAAAGCACCAGGGCACGGTTTCGAACGTGGTCGCCGACTCCATGCTGGCCCTCTGGGCGTCGGCGAGCGGGGAATCCTCCCAGAGAAAACTTGCGTGCCTTGCGGCGCTCGATATAGCCGTGGCTGTCGGGCGGGCTGACAGCGAACGCGACCCTGCAAGATATCCAACGCGCATAGCCCTCCACTCCGGCCGCATTCTGCTCGGCAACCTCGGCGCGATGGACCATTACGAGTATCGGCCCGTCGGCGACATAGTAAACACTGCCACCAGGATCGAGGGCCTCAACAAGCAACTCGGGACCCGGATACTCGCGACGGATGAAGTGGTCCGCGGTCTCGACGGGTTTTTGACTCGTGAAGTGGGGACGTTCCTCCTCGCGGGAAAGTCCAACCCCACCGTCGTCCACGAGATTCTCTGCATGCGGGATGACGCGGATGAGCGGCTGGTGTGGCTGTCCGGGAAATTCGCCGAAGGTTTGGAGCGGTTTCGTGATCGGTCGTTCGCGGATGCGATTGCAATATTCAGCAAGGCTCTCGAACGGATGGGAGGAGACGGCCCTTCCATTTTTTATTTGAACCTTTGCAGGCAATACTGCGACAATCCTCCTCAAGAGGAGACGTGGGGCGGAGTGATCCGGATATTTCAAAAGTAGCAGGGGGGGCGCGGACCGTTTCATGATGCGTTGCGGCCGATGGATATTTTCCGGGATTTTTTTATCATTTCTTCTGTTGTCGGTATCCATCGTTCCGTATGCAGCGGCGGAAACCTGCGCGCAGTGGACGGCCAAGGTCGTTTCGGCGCAGGGGATCGTCCAGGTTCAGCGCCCGGGCGACAGCCGGCCGCAGCCGGTCAAACAGAACGACACGTTATGCTCCGGAGACACGATCCGGGTGTTGGATAAAGGGAGGGCGGACCTTCTCCTTCCTAACGAGACCCTGCTGCGCCTGGATCAGAACACGGCGGTCCGGTTCCATGAACCGGAAAAGGAACGGTCCGTGCTCCTCGATCTTCTTTCGGGGATTGCCTGGTTCATCACCCGCACTCCGAAGAGTTTCAAGGTCAACACTCCGTACATGAACGCGGGCGTCGAGGGAACCGAGTTTTGCGTTTCGGTCGTCCCGGGGCGTACTTCCGTGTCCTGCTTCGAAGGAACGGTCGCGGCCGTGAACGCTTTCGGCAGCGTCAGGCTGGCGTCGGGGCAGACCGCGGTGGCGGATGAGGGCAAGCCTCCGGTGCTGCAAATCGCGGCGCGCCCCCGGGATGCGGTCCGCTGGACGCTTTATTATCCACCGATCATTTCCATTCGTCCGGAGGCCGTTCCTTCGGGTATGGAGGATTGGAAGCTCCGGGTTTCCAGGCTGCTCGATGTAGGGCGCGCGGATGAAGCGGGGGCGGAGATCGAAAAGGCTCTTGAAAAATCGCCGGGGGACGCATCGGCGCTTGCGCTTCAATCCGTCATCGCCGTCGCGCAGAATGACAAGGAGAAGGCCCATTCTCTTGCGGGGCGGGCGGTGGAATCCGACCCGCGCTCCGCCTCGGCCCGGATCGCCTTGTCATACGCGAAGCAGTCCCGTTTCGATCTTGCGGGCGCGGTCGCCGCCGTCGATGAGGCATTGAAGCTGGAGCCGGGAAATGCGCTGGCATGGGCGAGGCTCGCGGAACTTAGGATGTCCTTCGGCGACCTGGATGGGGCGCTTGCGGCGGCGAACCGGGCGGCGAGGCTCGATCCCGGCCTGGGGAGGACGCAGGCGGTGCTGGGGTTTGCCTTGCTGGCCAGGGTGGAGACCGTCGCTTCACGGGAGGCTTTCGGCAAAGCTATCTCCCTCGACCAGGCGGATCCGATGCCGCGGCTGGGAATGGGGCTTGCCATGATAAGGGACGGGGAACTGTCAGGCGGCAGGAGGGAAATCGAGATCGCCGCAAGCCTCGATCCGGGCAATTCGCTCGTCCGCAGTTACCTCGGAAAAGCCTACTACGAGGAGAAGCGGGACCGGCACGCATCGTCACAGTTGGAGTTGGCGAAGGAGCTCGACCCGTCCGACCCGACGCCGTTCTTCTACGACGCCATACGCAAGCAGACGCTGAACCGGCCCGTAGAGGCGTTGCGCGACCTGGAAAAATCGATTTCGCTGAACGACAACCGGGCTGTCTACCGTTCGCGCCTGCTGCTCGACGAAGACCTGGCGGCGCGGAGCGCGAGCCTTGGACGCATCTACGGCGATTTGGGATTCCAGCAGCTTGCGCTGGCGGAAGGCTGGAAGTCCCTGCAAGCCGACCCGGCCAACCATTCCGCGCACCGCTTCCTTGCGGACAGCTATTCCGTCCTGCCTCGCCACGAGATCGCGAGGGTGAGTGAACTGCTTCAGTCGCAGCTTCTACAGCCCATAAACCTCACACCGTTGCAGCCCCAGCTCGGGCAGAGCGATCTTCGGATATTGAGCGGCGCGGGACCTTCGAGGATCTCCTTCAACGAATTCAATCCGTTGTTCCTTCGGAACGGGTACGCTCTCCAGGCCAGCGGCGTGGGCGGAAGCAATCATACCCTCGGCGACGAGATCGCTTTTTCGGCCGTCTCAGGGAAATTCTCATACAGCCTGGGACAGTTCCATTACCAGACGGACGGGTTCCGGACCAACAACGATCTGCGCCAGAACATCTACGATGTGTTCGCACAGTGGAGCATCTCGCACAAGACCGCCATACAGTCGGAGTTTCAGTACACCAACGTCGTGCAGGGGGATCTCACGCTGAATTTCGATCCGGCAAGTTTTCTTCCCGATTCCAGGTCCGAGTCAAGGACCCGCTCGATCCGGCTCGGGATCCGCCATGAATTGTCGCCCGGCTCGAACATGATTTCTTCTATTTTTTACCGGAAATCGCGATTCCCGAGTCATCTGGGCGTGCGTTTCGACGACCCGTTCTTCCCGGTCGATATAGTGGATGAATTGAGAACGGAACAAAAGGATTACAGCGGCGAAGTCCAGTACCTTCTGCGGTCCGAACGAATGAACATCGTCGCCGGAGGGGGATTTGTCAGGCTGGACAGCAACTCGGTCGATGACATGGTGATGTCGTCATCGGGCATTATACTTACCAGCAGTTCCACATCCACTGAAAATGACATCAGCCATTCCAACCTGTACCTGTACTCGCATCTCCGGTATCCGCGGAATGTAACATGGACGCTCGGCGCAAGCGGTGATTTTCTCCGTGATGCCAAGGGGACTGTTGCAGACCGAAACCAGTTCAATCCAAAATTCGGGGTAACATGGAACGCGCTTCCGGGGACGACGTTCCGCGCTGCCGCATTCCGGGTTCTGAGGAAAAACCTTCCGCCCACGAACCAGACGATAGAGCCGACCCATGTTGCCGGGTTCAACCAGTTCTACAGGGATTCCCAGGGTACGCAGTCGTGGAGGTACGGTATAGGCGTCGACCGGAAATTTTCTGCCGATATCCATGGAGGAGTGGAATATTCCAGAAGGGATCTGATTGTTCGCGGATTCGATCCCCTCGCACCGACCAGGCCAAAGGATTACGACTGGAAGGAACGGCTGGGCCGAGGATACCTGTATTGGACGCCAGACACGTGGGTTGCGTTTGGCGTTGAATACCTTTATGAGTTTGTCGACCGCGACCCGGAATTTACGGCGGGGATCGAACACCTTTCATCGCACCGGGTACCGTTGGGAGTGAATTTTTATCACCCTGGCGGGTTTTCCTTCTGCATCAAGGAGACGTTCTTCCGGCAGGACGGCAGGTTCCTGGCGCAGGGATCGTTCGTGGGGCCGGGATTGTCCACCGCAGTCCCCGGCTCGGAAAGGTTCTGGCTAACCGACGCTTCCGCAAGTTACCGGCTGCCGGGACGCACCGGCATAGTCTCGATTGAGGGGAAAAACCTTTTCGATCGGTCGTTCAGGTACCAGGACACGGATCCGTTCAATCCCGTCATCCAACCCAAACGCACGGTGTACTTCAAATTTACGCTGGCGCTCTGACTTAATATGAATTGATCGCTTCAGGGTTAACCCGCATTTCTCAACAGGGTTCTACTGCGGCGGCGGATACGGGCGACGTCCATGGATGGACAAGTGCCGCGGGAGCCATGGATGGCGGGAGCGGCCATGTCTACTGCGTTGCGCTCGTTCGGGCTCCTCGACGTAGTGTAAACTACGCCTGCGGCGCCCTCGGTCGCGACGCCTTGTAGCCATACCCGTCTCCACCGCCTCGCTACGAACCCTGGTGAGAAATGCGGGTTATGGAGGGGTAAGAAAGGGGGTGCCTATCGGGGGGAAAGGAGAATGAAAGGACGGTTTCAACGTATGCAGTGAGTCGTAAGGCGGGATGGGGGAGGAACCAATCTCGAAAACCTTGTGAAAGGAGGCCACTGCCACATGAAAATGATGGGACAAAAAAGGCAGATCGACCTGGGGAACGGGGAAACGATGGAGGTCCATGTCGACCAGAAGGGCAACGTGAAGTCTGCAAACGTGGGCAATCAGAAACTCCAGATAAAGAAAGCCAGCAAAGGATCCCTCACTTTCAACGGGCAAAAAGTTATTTACGCTTCACCAGGGGCCGAGATCATCACCAAGATCAATCCATTCTGTTATTGGAGACAGAACCCCGACGGCACGTGGACCTATATCTGTTACCCCTGACGGGAGTATCCGTTGACTAGAAAATCCCGTAGCATGTAAACGTTATCCGGACTCTCGCGGGTAAACGCCTGAAAGGTGTTCAAGCCAGCGGCCGGGGGAACGATCTCCCCCGGCCCCCCGGCCGATTGTCGTTCCGGCATGCGTTTTACCGCTCCCCGTACCGGCCGCCCTTTGCGTATTCCTTCATCCCCTGGAAGTCGACGATCACGACGTTTTCGTTTCCGACCACCCAGGCGTCGTGCCCCGAAGGCAGCAGCGATATGTCTCCCGGCCTGCACTCGAATTCCGATCCGTCGTCCATCAGGACCTTGAGTCTTCCCGCGACGTGGTACTGGAAATGCGGCGCCTCGCAGCTTTTCGTTTTTGCGATCGGTTGCACGGAAGTCGACCAGCGCCATCCCGGCTCCAGGGTAGCCCGGCCAATCGTCGATCCGCCAACCGTCAGCAGTTCCAGTTTACCCTTGGGGAAGGTACGTACTTCTTCCGGTTTGTCGAAGTTTCTCCATTCCGCCGACTCTTTTGCGATTTTCATGGCTTTTTGATGTTTCAAGGCCCGCGCCCTCCATTGCCGTCGTTACGGCGGTTTGCCCGATCCTGTTAGTGTGTTACCTGGCCCGTCAATCGATTTAATCTATAGATGCCGGCGCATACACGGGGATCCGGCGTTCCGCCATATTATTGGTGAATAAAAAAAGGCCTGGGCATGCCAGGCCTTTCCCGAACCGCGAAGGGTTACGGAGCGGTTTGTTCTACGACCGGGGAAACCCGGTTACGGCGTTACCGTGACGGCATAGGGGATGGATTGTGGCATGCGCCAACCAACGGGAGGAAAAGCGGCCATTGGTGGCTGTTTTTTTAAAGAGCAGGGAAGTGTTGCCGTAAAGTTATAAATTAAGCAATTAATTGCCGCTTCGAGTCCGAAGTCCGATCATGCAGGCTCGATACAAATATTACTGGCTCGCGACATCGTTACCATTGGTCCATAAATGGATGTTTATAAAGGTTTATTATTTCCTATCCCGGATAAAATCAATGATTGGTATTGAAAAAAAATTCCGGCATGCAAATTGCCTATTATTTATACGTTTTAACGGTAATTTAGTAATAAATTGCAGTCAGGTAAGCGTTTTTCACTCAGGGAAGTCGCTATGAAGCGTTCATTTGTATTACGGAGAACCGGCGGGTCTTCATGTAGCTTGACCTTCCACGAACCGGACGTCCATGCGGGGGATGACCGGAAGCTTTTTTTAGACCCCGTCAACGATACCTGGCGCCAGGACAGGCGCCGTTCCGAGGCAATTACCTATAGTGACGATGAACGTTCGATCACGCCTGCCTTCGATCACAGGAATTTTTTCGGACCGGCGGGAATTACGGTTCGAAACCCGTTTCACCCCCCGTGCCCGTACTCCAACACGGCGCCCTCCAGAAAAGGATTGCTCCTGAATATCAAGGCATAATCCGCATTTCTCACCATATTTCCACTTGGAATCATCCCCCTCGGCCTGTCACAAGCAGTGAACACACTTTAATGCTTTAAACTTTTATGCTTCTTGACTCTTCCGCCTTGCCGTGTTAGATACAGACCGGTCGGTTTGTTATTTTCCTGGCGGCAAACCGTCCTGCGCATTTCCCTTGGGAGGAAACGATGAGCGTTAAGGAGAAGGTTTGGGACGCGGCGAAATGGAAGATCATGCAGGCGCATCTCGGGTACGACGAAGAAGAGATGAAAGCGTTCCGGGAAAATCCGAGAAACGAGGACGTCCTGTCGAAAGCTCCGTCGTTGATGGAAAAGACGATCGTTCTGGAGATCGTGGAATCGCACGGATGCAACAGCCGTCACAAGGTAGGAGACAGGATCTGTTTCGACGGGGCCGGGAATCTTCTACCGAAGCGAAGTCCCGGGAAAGTGTGCATTTACGCATTGCATTCGGCTGCGCCCATGATTTACGCGGCAAACGAGCTTTTTTACGCCGGGGCCGATCCTGCCGGAATGCGGTTCAAGCGTGCCGCGTGCATGGACGTCGGCGTCATGTGCGGCGGCTGGGGCAGGGTCGTAATGGAACTGAGCGTCGAAGATAAGGTTCCCTGAGGACGGCGGCGCCTTGGAGTTCGAGTCCGGCCATATCACGACAACGAAAGATTGGCGCGCCTGCAGGGACTCGAACCCCGGACCCGCTGCTTAGAAGGCAGCTGCTCTATCCACCTGAGCTACAGGCGCGCTGGCTTTCAGAAGTATAGCAAACAAACCATATAAGTCCGACCGCGACCTTCCGTGTTTTTTCCATCGCATCTTGACAGCCGGCTTCAGGCAATGCTATATACCTATACAGGGTATGGGTATAAATCAATCGGGCGTCTGCAGAGGGGGGAAACGTGGAAAAAACGACGATCGGCGTTCAGGGTATGAGCTGCAATCACTGCAAGCGAGCGGTGGAGGTGAAATTGAAAGGGATCGACGGCGTATCCGGGGCGATGGTTGATCTGGATGCCGCCAATGTGACGGTTGAATTCGATCGGGTAAAGGTGACCCCGGCCGCCCTTAAGAGGGTTATCGGGGAAGCCGGTTACAAAGCGGAATAAGGCGGGATCGGGAGGGAGGAAATCGATGAAACACGTCGATACGTTGGGCCGGCTCAAGAAGATCGAAGGGCAGGTGCGCGGCGTGACCCGCATGGTTGAAGATGGGAAATACTGTATCGACATCATCAACCAGATCGCTGCCGCAAAGGGGGCGCTGGACAAGGTTTCCCTGATCATCCTCAAGAATCACATGGAGAGCTGCGTGGCGACCGCCATCAGGCAGAAAGAGGGGGCCGGGGAGAAGATCGACGAAGTGATAGCAAGCGTAGAGAAGTACCTGAAATAGAGGAACCAGCGGAAATGACGCAGCGGGAAACAACGGAAACGGTACCGACGAACTCCGCAAAATGGGAAATCCCCATTGAGGGCATGTCTTGCGCCTCCTGCGTTGCGCGCGTGGAGAAGGCGCTTGCCGCGGTGCCGGGGGTGTTGTCGGCCAACGTAAATCTTGCGACCAATTCCGCGACGGTGGAAGTCCTTCCGGGGGCTGCGGACCGAGAGGCGATGCGTGCAGCCGTGGCGGATGCGGGATATTCCGTCCCGGTCATCGAAGAGGGCGAAGACCCGCTGGCCAGGCAGGAGCGGATGCAACGGGAGGAGGAAAGGTCCCTTCTCACCCGTCTCCGCATCGGTGTAGCCCTCGGCGTCCCTCTATTCCTGCTGGCGCAGTGGGAGATGCTTGCCGGGCCCGGACGCATGCCTTTTTCGCCGTTCGCAAGCGCGATGATCCAGTTGCTCCTTGTCACGCCGATCCAGTTTTACGTGGGCTCGCGTTTCTACCGGGGGGCCTGGGCGACGGCGAAGCACGGCACGACCGACATGAATACGCTCGTCGCGCTCGGCACGACCGCTGCATACCTGTACAGCCTTGCCGCCACGTTAATTCCCGAATTATTTTCTGTAAGCGGAACCGGGGCGCACGTCTACTACGACACTTCTGCGGCGATCATCGTGCTGATCCTGCTCGGAAGATATTTCGAATCGCGAGCAAAGGGCAGGACCTCCGACGCGGTGAAAAAACTGATCGGCCTCCAGCCGCGGACTGCGCGGGTCGTCCGCGGCGGAGCGGAGATCGACGTCCCGCTGGAGGAAGTGCGGAAGGGAGACCGGGTCGTCGTCCGGCCGGGGGAAAAGATCGCGGTCGACGGCACCGTGACGGAAGGGACGGCATCCGTCGACGAGTCGATGCTTACCGGCGAGCCGATTCCCGCGGAAAAGGGCCCCGGGGCGCCGGTGACGGGCGGGACTATCGACCTCAACGGCCGCCTGGTATTCACCGCTACTCGCGTAGGAAAGGACACTGTCCTCGCGAGAATCGTCCGGATGGTCCGGGAGGCGCAGGGAAGCAAACCACCGATCGGCCGTCTTGCGGATGTCATCGCTTCGCGGTTCGTTCCCGCGGTGCTCGCGGTCGCCGCGGTCACCTTCATCGCATGGTGGGCCTTCGGTCCCGAGCCGCGGCTTTCCTACGCGATGCTTTCCTCTATCTCGGTGCTCATCATCGCCTGCCCCTGCGCGATGGGGCTTGCCACGCCCACCTCCATCATGGTGGCGACCGGCAAAGGCGCGGAGCTCGGTATCCTGATCCGCAGCGGCGCAGCGCTGGAGACGGCGCACAAGGCGAAGGCCGTGGTGCTCGACAAGACGGGAACGGTCACCAGGGGCAAGCCGGGGCTCGTTGCAGTCCGCTGCTCTCCTGACGGTTCGTTCCGAGGGCCGGAAGGCGAGAGGGAGCTATTAAGGCTCGCAGCCTCCGCCGAGGCCGGTTCGGAACACCCTCTGGGCGATGCGATCGTGCGGGGCGCGAAGGAACGAGGGATCGTTCCCGCGCCTCCCGAGGCGTTCGTCTCCACGCCGGGACTCGGCATTCGGGCGGTCGCCGGCGGCAGGACGGTCCATGCGGGCAGCAGGAAATGGCTGGAAGAGGCGGGGATCGATGCCGCACCGCTTTTGCCCGAAGCGCAACGGCTGTCGGAGGTAGGGAACACCGCTGTATTCATCGCCGTCGACGGAAAGGCGGCGGGAATCGCGGCCGTGTCGGACGAGATCAAGGAGACGGCTCCGGAAGCCGTCGGTGCGATGCGCGGAATGGGAATAGAGGTGGTAATGCTCACGGGCGACAACCCGCGCGCCGCGAAGGCGGTGGCTGCACAGGCCGGCATCGATCGGGTCCGCGCCGAGGTATCTCCCGCCAGGAAGGCGGAGGAGGTGCGCGGCATCCAGGCGGAAGGGAAAATCGTGGCGATGGTGGGGGACGGCATAAACGACGCTCCCGCCCTGGCGCAGGCCGACGTCGGAATCGCGATAGGTACCGGGACCGACATCGCCATCGAGGCCGGGGATGTCGTCCTCATGAGCGGAGACCTGCGGGGCGTGCCTGCCGCCATTCGCCTGAGCCGCGCCACGATCCGGAACATCCGGCAGAACCTGTTCTGGGCGTTCGCCTACAACGTGGTGCTGATCCCGGTGGCGGCCGGCGTCCTTTATCCGTCGTTCGGAATACTGTTGAGCC
The nucleotide sequence above comes from Deltaproteobacteria bacterium. Encoded proteins:
- a CDS encoding adenylate/guanylate cyclase domain-containing protein, encoding MISRRVGSLILGLFIGAAGVGIGLAPFGLALEEDLGLELLFRLRGPRKPPPEVVIVSIDKASSDRMDLPHDLRKWPRSLHARLTDVLSENGAAVIAFDVFFEDPRIPSDDERLAESFRNARNVVLCERLQTERLSMGDLKETPRADVGMSKLVSPLPSFAESAAAKAPFPLPKVPAKVTRTWTFRTGAGDTPTLPVVAFRLYASPAAYDEFARMHGGEDFAYLNFYGGARTIPTIPYFQALRLADKGAPAEREIDVRGKAIFVGSSELLQQEQIDGFHTVFTKTGGLELSGVEIAATAFANFLENDFLRPPHAGALAALLFLWGLGIGVLCRSLPPLHAAGSALGLSVLYVMAVSFQFASSSWYPVIVPVFLQAPMGLVAALTWQYLDVNKERRNIRFAFEHYLPNEVVDRLARDLSYLKASDQLVYGTCLVTDAENYTSLSESMGPQELGGFMNRYYETLFAPVKKHQGTVSNVVADSMLALWASASGESSQRKLACLAALDIAVAVGRADSERDPARYPTRIALHSGRILLGNLGAMDHYEYRPVGDIVNTATRIEGLNKQLGTRILATDEVVRGLDGFLTREVGTFLLAGKSNPTVVHEILCMRDDADERLVWLSGKFAEGLERFRDRSFADAIAIFSKALERMGGDGPSIFYLNLCRQYCDNPPQEETWGGVIRIFQK
- a CDS encoding FecR domain-containing protein → MMRCGRWIFSGIFLSFLLLSVSIVPYAAAETCAQWTAKVVSAQGIVQVQRPGDSRPQPVKQNDTLCSGDTIRVLDKGRADLLLPNETLLRLDQNTAVRFHEPEKERSVLLDLLSGIAWFITRTPKSFKVNTPYMNAGVEGTEFCVSVVPGRTSVSCFEGTVAAVNAFGSVRLASGQTAVADEGKPPVLQIAARPRDAVRWTLYYPPIISIRPEAVPSGMEDWKLRVSRLLDVGRADEAGAEIEKALEKSPGDASALALQSVIAVAQNDKEKAHSLAGRAVESDPRSASARIALSYAKQSRFDLAGAVAAVDEALKLEPGNALAWARLAELRMSFGDLDGALAAANRAARLDPGLGRTQAVLGFALLARVETVASREAFGKAISLDQADPMPRLGMGLAMIRDGELSGGRREIEIAASLDPGNSLVRSYLGKAYYEEKRDRHASSQLELAKELDPSDPTPFFYDAIRKQTLNRPVEALRDLEKSISLNDNRAVYRSRLLLDEDLAARSASLGRIYGDLGFQQLALAEGWKSLQADPANHSAHRFLADSYSVLPRHEIARVSELLQSQLLQPINLTPLQPQLGQSDLRILSGAGPSRISFNEFNPLFLRNGYALQASGVGGSNHTLGDEIAFSAVSGKFSYSLGQFHYQTDGFRTNNDLRQNIYDVFAQWSISHKTAIQSEFQYTNVVQGDLTLNFDPASFLPDSRSESRTRSIRLGIRHELSPGSNMISSIFYRKSRFPSHLGVRFDDPFFPVDIVDELRTEQKDYSGEVQYLLRSERMNIVAGGGFVRLDSNSVDDMVMSSSGIILTSSSTSTENDISHSNLYLYSHLRYPRNVTWTLGASGDFLRDAKGTVADRNQFNPKFGVTWNALPGTTFRAAAFRVLRKNLPPTNQTIEPTHVAGFNQFYRDSQGTQSWRYGIGVDRKFSADIHGGVEYSRRDLIVRGFDPLAPTRPKDYDWKERLGRGYLYWTPDTWVAFGVEYLYEFVDRDPEFTAGIEHLSSHRVPLGVNFYHPGGFSFCIKETFFRQDGRFLAQGSFVGPGLSTAVPGSERFWLTDASASYRLPGRTGIVSIEGKNLFDRSFRYQDTDPFNPVIQPKRTVYFKFTLAL
- a CDS encoding cupin domain-containing protein, with protein sequence MKIAKESAEWRNFDKPEEVRTFPKGKLELLTVGGSTIGRATLEPGWRWSTSVQPIAKTKSCEAPHFQYHVAGRLKVLMDDGSEFECRPGDISLLPSGHDAWVVGNENVVIVDFQGMKEYAKGGRYGER
- a CDS encoding TIGR04076 family protein; its protein translation is MSVKEKVWDAAKWKIMQAHLGYDEEEMKAFRENPRNEDVLSKAPSLMEKTIVLEIVESHGCNSRHKVGDRICFDGAGNLLPKRSPGKVCIYALHSAAPMIYAANELFYAGADPAGMRFKRAACMDVGVMCGGWGRVVMELSVEDKVP
- a CDS encoding heavy-metal-associated domain-containing protein, whose protein sequence is MEKTTIGVQGMSCNHCKRAVEVKLKGIDGVSGAMVDLDAANVTVEFDRVKVTPAALKRVIGEAGYKAE
- a CDS encoding metal-sensitive transcriptional regulator, giving the protein MKHVDTLGRLKKIEGQVRGVTRMVEDGKYCIDIINQIAAAKGALDKVSLIILKNHMESCVATAIRQKEGAGEKIDEVIASVEKYLK
- a CDS encoding copper-translocating P-type ATPase, translating into MTQRETTETVPTNSAKWEIPIEGMSCASCVARVEKALAAVPGVLSANVNLATNSATVEVLPGAADREAMRAAVADAGYSVPVIEEGEDPLARQERMQREEERSLLTRLRIGVALGVPLFLLAQWEMLAGPGRMPFSPFASAMIQLLLVTPIQFYVGSRFYRGAWATAKHGTTDMNTLVALGTTAAYLYSLAATLIPELFSVSGTGAHVYYDTSAAIIVLILLGRYFESRAKGRTSDAVKKLIGLQPRTARVVRGGAEIDVPLEEVRKGDRVVVRPGEKIAVDGTVTEGTASVDESMLTGEPIPAEKGPGAPVTGGTIDLNGRLVFTATRVGKDTVLARIVRMVREAQGSKPPIGRLADVIASRFVPAVLAVAAVTFIAWWAFGPEPRLSYAMLSSISVLIIACPCAMGLATPTSIMVATGKGAELGILIRSGAALETAHKAKAVVLDKTGTVTRGKPGLVAVRCSPDGSFRGPEGERELLRLAASAEAGSEHPLGDAIVRGAKERGIVPAPPEAFVSTPGLGIRAVAGGRTVHAGSRKWLEEAGIDAAPLLPEAQRLSEVGNTAVFIAVDGKAAGIAAVSDEIKETAPEAVGAMRGMGIEVVMLTGDNPRAAKAVAAQAGIDRVRAEVSPARKAEEVRGIQAEGKIVAMVGDGINDAPALAQADVGIAIGTGTDIAIEAGDVVLMSGDLRGVPAAIRLSRATIRNIRQNLFWAFAYNVVLIPVAAGVLYPSFGILLSPVLAAAAMGLSSVTVVSNALRLRRFRP